The genomic window GCCGTCGTCGAGCAGCTGGCGGGCGTCGGCGGAGAGCGAGTAGCCGGCCGCGCCCTGCTCCGTACGCTCGGGCACGAGCAGCCCGCGCCGCTTGAGTCGTGAGACCGACGAGCGTACCGACGGCGCGTCCACGCCCACCGCCGCCAGCAGCCGGATCAGCTCCGCCACCGCGAGGGGCCCCGCGGTCTCGCGTCCGTACGCGCCGTACAGGGTGACGATCAGGGAACGGGGGGTGTGCTGCTCGGCCACGTGATCACTCTAGGCCGTGTCCGTCACGGAGCGCCGTCCGCCCGCGGGGCGTGGCCGTGCCCGAAGGGCCGCGGGGAGTGCGTGCCGGGCGTCGCGTGCCGGGCGTCGTGTGCCGGACACCCTCTACGCGCTTCCGTCCGGGTCCCTCAGCCGGAAGCGCTGCAGCTTGCCCGTGGCCGTACGGGGCAGTGCGTCGAGGAAGACCACCGAGCGGGGCGTCTTGTACGGCACCAGGCGGGTCTTCACGAAGTCGCGCAGCGCCGCGGCCGTCGTCTCGTCGCGGGCCACGCCGTCGCGGAGCACGACGTACGCCGCCACGATCCGGCCGCGCAGCTCGTCCGGGCGCCCGACCACCGCCGCCTCCACCACGTCCGGGTGGCCGAGCAGGGCGTCCTCGACCTCGGGCCCGGCGATGTTGTAGCCGGCCGAGATGATCATGTCGTCGGCGCGGGCCGCATAGCGGAACCACCCGTCCGGTTCGCGGACGTAGGTGTCGCCCGTGATGTTCCAGCCGTCGCGGACGTAGTCGCGCTGGCGCGGGTCCGCCAGATAGCGGCAGCCCACCGGGCCGCGCACCGCCAGCAGCCCCGGCTCGCCGTCCGGCACCGGCAGCCCGCTCGCGGCGTCTACGACCCGTGCCTCCCAGCCGGGCACCGGCACTCCGGTGGTGCCGGGCCGGATGTCCCCGTCCGCCGCCGAGATGAAGATGTGCAGCAGCTCCGTCGCGCCGATGCCGTTGATGATGCGCAGCCCGGTCCGCTCGTGCCAGGCGCGCCAGGTCGCGGCCGGCAGGTTCTCCCCGGCCGACACACAGCGGCGCAGCGAGGACACGTCGTGGCCGGCGAGGTCGTCGAGCATCAGGCGGTACGCGGTCGGCGCCGTGAAGAGGACCGACACCCGGTGTTTCGCGACCGCTCGCAGCAGCTGCCCGGGCCCCGCCTGCTCCAGCAGCAGCGCCGACGCACCCGCCCGCAGCGGGAACAGCACCAGACCGCCGAGGCCGAAGGTGAAGCCGAGCGGCGGGCTGCCCGCGAAGACGTCGTCCGGCTCCGGCCGCAGGACCCGCGCGGAGAAGGTGTCGGCCACGGCCAGCACATCGCGGTGGAAGTGCATGCACCCCTTCGGCCGCCCCGTCGTCCCGCTCGTGAACGCGATCAGCGCGACATCGTCCGCCGCCGTCTCCACCGCCCGGTACGAGGCCGGCCGCCCGGCCGCCAGACGGAGCAGGTCGTCGGGCGCGTCGCCGCCGTACGCGGTGATCCGCAGCCCCGGCACCTCGGCCTTCGCCAGGTCGTCGACCGAACGGATGTCGCAGAGGGCGTGCGTCACGCGCGCCATCTCGCACATGACGGCGAGCTCCTGGGCCCGCTGCTGCGCGAGCACGGTCACGGCGACCGCTCCGGCCTTCATCACCGCGAGCCAGCAGGCGGCCAGCCACGGTGTGGTCGGTCCGCGCAGCAGCACCCGGTTGCCGGGCACCACGCCCAGCTCGCCCGTCAGCACATGGGCGATCCGGTCCACATGGCCGCGCAGCTCGCCATAGGTCCAGACGGCGCCGGTGGTGCCGTCGCGGAACGCGGTCCGCTCGGCTCCGTACCGCTCGATCGTCGCGTCGAGCAGCTCCGCCCCGCAGTTCAGCCGCTCCGGATAGCGCAGCTCGGGCAGGTCGAGGAGCAGCCGCGGCCATTGCTCCGCGGGCGGCAGATGATCGCGCGGAAAGGTGTCTCGGTGGGCCGAGGGTGTCAGCTCCATGTTCGCCCCCAAGGGGGTGTCCGGCGGATCCTGCTGGGCACGCGACGCCCTGCGGCTCCGTCTCCTGCGTTGTCGTCGGTCACCGACGCTCCGCGTCGATTCCCTCCTCCGCCTTGGATCCGAAGCCGCATGACGCCGCTCGCTGATCCAGCCTGATCCACCGGACACCCCCTTGTCGTGGTGGGGTCGCGCCAAGAGCGTATCGTGATGGTGACGACAGTCAACAGTTCGCGATACGGTCCGTCCGGAGCGCGACCCGGACCGGCGGCCGCAGGAAGTGGGGGCTCGGATGCCCGTATTCTCACTCGATCCGGCACAGACCGCCTGGTGCGCCGAGCTGCGCACGCTGGCGGCCGAGCGGCTCCGCCCTCTCGCCGAGAAGGGCGAACCGGGCCGGGTCAACCGTCCGCTCGTCGCCGCGCTCGGCGAACTCGGCCTGCTGAAGCGGCTCTTCGCCGAGGAGGCCGGCGCCCTCGACCTGTGCCTGCTGCGCGAGTCCCTCGCGTACGGCTGCACGGAGGCGGAGACCGCGCTCGCGCTCCAGGGCCTCGGCACGTACCCCGTCGTCCAGGCCGGCACCCGCGCGCAGCGCGAGCGCTGGCTCCCCGAGGTGATCGCGGGCCGAGCCGTCGCCGCCTTCGCCCTCAGCGAGCCGGACGCCGGATCCGACGCGGCGGCGCTCGCCCTCACCGCCGTACCGGACCGGGACGGCTGGCGGCTCAGCGGCGAGAAGCGCTGGATCTCCAACGCCCCCGAGGCCGACTTCCTCACCGTCTTCGCCCGGACGGGTGAGGCGCCCGGCTCCCGGGGCGTCACCGCCTTCGTCGTCCCCGCCGACCGCCCCGGGCTCGGCGGCAGCGCGCTGGAGATGCTCTCCCCGCACCCGATCGGGGCCCTCGCCTTCGACGGCGTACCCGTCACACGTGACGACGTCGTCGGCGAACCGGGCGGCGGCTTCCGGGTCGCCATGAACACCCTCAACCTCTTCCGCCCCAGCGTCGGCGCCTTCGCCGTCGGCATGGCCCAGGCCGCCCTCGACGCGACGCTCGACCACACCGCGACGCGCCTCGCGTTCGGCGGACCGCTCAAGGACCTCCAGGCCGTCTCCCACCGGACCGCCGAAATGGCGACCCGGACCGAGGCGGCGCGACTGCTCGTGTACGCGGCGGCCTGCGCATACGACGCGGGGGCCGAGGACGTCCCGAAACGCTCGGCGATGGCGAAGCTGTACGCGACCGAGACCGCCCAGTACGTGGTCGACGCGGCGGTGCAGCTGCACGGGGCCCGCGCCCTCCAGCGCGGCCATCTGCTGGAGCACCTCTACCGGGAGGTCCGCGCGCCGCGCATCTACGAGGGCGCGAGCGAGGTGCAGCGCGGGATCATCGCCAAGGAGCTGTACGCCCGGGCCGGCCGGGACCGACCGTGAGGGGACGCGCATGAGCCCGGAACCCATGGACCCGCAACCCATGGACCCGCAACCTACGGGCCCGGAGCCTATGGACCCAAGACCGATGGGCCGGGAACCTGTGGGCCCGGAACCCATGGGCTTGGAACGCATCAACCCGCCGGGACTCTCCCCGGCCACCGGCTTCTCGCATGCCGTCGCCGCGACCGGCTCCCGGCTGGTCTTCCTCGCCGGGCAGACCGCGCTCGACGCCGACGGCAAGGTCACGGGGGAGGGGATCGTCGAGCAGTTCGAGACGGCGCTCGCCAACCTCCTCGCCGCCCTCGCGGCGGCCGGCGGCAGCCCGCACGACCTGGCACGCGTCACCGTCTACGCCACCGACGTCGCCGACTACCGCACCCACGCCAAGGAACTCGGGCGCGTCTGGCACCGGCTCGCCGGCCGCGACTACCCGGCCATGGCGGTCATCGGGGCCGTACGCCTCTGGGACGAACAGGCGCTCGTGGAACTGGACGGGATCGCCGTACTGCCGTAGCGCGCCGAGGCTCACGCCGTCGTGAGCCGGAACCACACCCACTTGCCACGGTCGCCGACGCCGGAGACACCCCAGGACCCGGCGAGCGTCTCCAGGAGGTCGAGACCGCGCCCGGTCTCCATCTCGGCCACGGGCCGGTCACCCGAGCGGGCACCGCCGCCCATCCCCGGCTCCCCGTCGAAGACGGCGCCGATGATGACGCCCGCGGTGGCGTCGCAGGCGACGGCGATCTCGATGGACGCGCCCCGCGCGTGGCGCACGGCGTTCGACACCATCTCGGAGAGCAGCAGCGCCGCGGTGTCGGCGGCCGCGCAGTCCACGGGGGCGACCTCGCGCAGCAGCCGACGCGCCTGCGCGGCCGCGCGGGGGTGGCGGGGCAGGACGGCCAGGGCGCCGCCGCCGGTCAGCGGCGTACTCCAGCGGGTCACGGCCGGGACGGCGGACACCTCGGCCTCAGGGCCGCCTGCGGCGGGCCGGCGCTGAAGGGGCAGGGAGTGTGCCGTGGCGCAGGTCTCCGGGATGCCGTACGTCATGTCCTCATGCACCTGTCGTCCAGCGGCGCCGCCTCGCACCTGCGCCGCAGCGTCGGCATGTTCAGGCCCCGGAAGATCGCGATCATCCGCAGGACGAAGACGACACCGGCGGCCGTCGCCGTCGCCACGCCGTCGCCGACGCCCGCGTGGTCCAGGAGCAGGTAGGCAACGGCACCGGCGAACGCGGCGGTCGCGTACACCTCTTCGCGCAACAGCAGCGGCGGGAACTGCCCGCACAGCACGTCGCGCACGACCTCGCCCGTGACACCCGTCAGCACCGCCAGGATGATCACCGCGAGCGGGGTGACGTGCGCGTCGACGGCGGCCCGTGCCCCGATGACGGTCACGACCGAGAGGCCGAGCGCGTCGACGATCATCAGCGTCCGGTGCGGCAGCTCCCACCTGTGCAGATACGCCATCGTCGAGACGGCGACGGTGCCGATGACCGCGAGGAGCACCCAGTCGTGCGTCCAGTACAGCGGGTGCCGGTCGAGGATCAGGTCGCGCAGCGTGCCGCCGGAGACGGAGCAGGCGAAGGCGAGGACGAGCCCGCCGAAGGGGTCCATACGGGCACGGTGCGCGGCCAGCACACCGCTGGCGGCGAAGGCGGAGATACCCACGAGGTAGAGCACGTGCAGCATGGGACGGTTCTCGTTCCGGGGGGAGGACGGACACGGTGGCCGGCGACTGGGCGGACGGGCGACTGGGCGGACTGGCGGACTGGCGGGCGGACGGGGCGGACGCCGTCGACGCCGTGACGCAAAGGTGCGACGCGGCACGTCCTTCGGGGGGTAGGCAGCACCGCGCCGCAATTCCAGTCTCGGTTCGGCGCCGGGCCCGATGACGTACCGATCGTCCACACCAGGAGCGACGAAAGTTATGTCCAGCCATAAAGTGGCCGCAAGACGCACAAAGCGCACCAAAGGTGGTGACGGTCCGGTGACGGAGCGAACGGGCTGGTCCGCACGCCGTCAGGACGCGCTGCTCACCGCTGCCGTCGTGGCCATCGGCGTCGCCGACACCTGGAGCAAGCCGTCGAACGGGCTGCTCACCGGTCAGCCGATCGCTCTCGTCGCCGCGGCATCGGGCGCCGTGGGCCTCGCGCTGTGGTGGCGACGGCGGCACCCGGGCGTGGTGGCCGCCGTCGTCATGGTGGGGTACGTGATCGCCTTCACTCCGGTGGCCCTGGCCGTGGCGATGTACACGGTGGGGG from Streptomyces sp. FIT100 includes these protein-coding regions:
- a CDS encoding AMP-binding protein translates to MELTPSAHRDTFPRDHLPPAEQWPRLLLDLPELRYPERLNCGAELLDATIERYGAERTAFRDGTTGAVWTYGELRGHVDRIAHVLTGELGVVPGNRVLLRGPTTPWLAACWLAVMKAGAVAVTVLAQQRAQELAVMCEMARVTHALCDIRSVDDLAKAEVPGLRITAYGGDAPDDLLRLAAGRPASYRAVETAADDVALIAFTSGTTGRPKGCMHFHRDVLAVADTFSARVLRPEPDDVFAGSPPLGFTFGLGGLVLFPLRAGASALLLEQAGPGQLLRAVAKHRVSVLFTAPTAYRLMLDDLAGHDVSSLRRCVSAGENLPAATWRAWHERTGLRIINGIGATELLHIFISAADGDIRPGTTGVPVPGWEARVVDAASGLPVPDGEPGLLAVRGPVGCRYLADPRQRDYVRDGWNITGDTYVREPDGWFRYAARADDMIISAGYNIAGPEVEDALLGHPDVVEAAVVGRPDELRGRIVAAYVVLRDGVARDETTAAALRDFVKTRLVPYKTPRSVVFLDALPRTATGKLQRFRLRDPDGSA
- a CDS encoding acyl-CoA dehydrogenase family protein, whose protein sequence is MPVFSLDPAQTAWCAELRTLAAERLRPLAEKGEPGRVNRPLVAALGELGLLKRLFAEEAGALDLCLLRESLAYGCTEAETALALQGLGTYPVVQAGTRAQRERWLPEVIAGRAVAAFALSEPDAGSDAAALALTAVPDRDGWRLSGEKRWISNAPEADFLTVFARTGEAPGSRGVTAFVVPADRPGLGGSALEMLSPHPIGALAFDGVPVTRDDVVGEPGGGFRVAMNTLNLFRPSVGAFAVGMAQAALDATLDHTATRLAFGGPLKDLQAVSHRTAEMATRTEAARLLVYAAACAYDAGAEDVPKRSAMAKLYATETAQYVVDAAVQLHGARALQRGHLLEHLYREVRAPRIYEGASEVQRGIIAKELYARAGRDRP
- a CDS encoding RidA family protein: MGLERINPPGLSPATGFSHAVAATGSRLVFLAGQTALDADGKVTGEGIVEQFETALANLLAALAAAGGSPHDLARVTVYATDVADYRTHAKELGRVWHRLAGRDYPAMAVIGAVRLWDEQALVELDGIAVLP
- a CDS encoding ATP-binding protein; the protein is MTYGIPETCATAHSLPLQRRPAAGGPEAEVSAVPAVTRWSTPLTGGGALAVLPRHPRAAAQARRLLREVAPVDCAAADTAALLLSEMVSNAVRHARGASIEIAVACDATAGVIIGAVFDGEPGMGGGARSGDRPVAEMETGRGLDLLETLAGSWGVSGVGDRGKWVWFRLTTA
- a CDS encoding trimeric intracellular cation channel family protein, which codes for MLHVLYLVGISAFAASGVLAAHRARMDPFGGLVLAFACSVSGGTLRDLILDRHPLYWTHDWVLLAVIGTVAVSTMAYLHRWELPHRTLMIVDALGLSVVTVIGARAAVDAHVTPLAVIILAVLTGVTGEVVRDVLCGQFPPLLLREEVYATAAFAGAVAYLLLDHAGVGDGVATATAAGVVFVLRMIAIFRGLNMPTLRRRCEAAPLDDRCMRT